Sequence from the Exiguobacterium aurantiacum genome:
ATTCTTTCTCGAAAGTGTCGTTCCGACAAGAGATTTCGGATGACTTTGAAAGTAGGGATCCTATGAGATTAATCATTGCGGAGAAACCGTCGCAGGCCCAAAAACTGGCTGCGCCGTATCCATCAAAAAAGAAAAAAGATGAGATTGAAATATCTTCTTGTGCCCGTTTCCCGGAAGGCGCCATCGTCGTCTGGGCGGTCGGTCATTTATGCGAGCTTCAAGAACCGTCTCACTATAAGCCGGAATGGAAGTCGTGGAAATATGAGTCACTCCCGATTGTGCCGGACCGATTCGACTATCGCATCTCGAAAGGCAAGTCGAAACCGTTCCAGACAATCAAGAAATGGTTGCACGACCGGTCCATCACCGATATCATCATCGCGTCCGATGCCGAGCGAGAAGGGGAGGCCATCGTCCGCCTCATATTACGCCTCGCCGGCAATAAAAAACCGTTGTCGCGCCTTTGGATCTCGAGTTTGACCGAACAGGCGGTCGACCGTGGTTTCGCCGATTTGCTACCGGGTGACCAGACCGTCCCCTATTATCATGAGGCGATGAGTCGTGCCTGTGCCGACTGGCTCGTCGGTATGAACGCCTCAAGGGCATACACGACACTGTTGAAGACGATTGGTATCGAGGACGTGTTCTCGCTCGGCCGCGTCCAGACACCGACGCTCGCCTTGATCGTCAATCGCGAGCGCGAGATTAAACAGTTCGTCCCGGAACCGTATTTCGAGGTCGAAGCGACGCTCCAAAAAGGGCGGGGTACGTTCAAAGCGAAATACACGCTCGGCAAGACGACGAAATTGAAGACGCGTGAACAAGCCGATGCGGTCGTCAACCGGGCGACCGGGACAGCAATCGTTCGCTCGATCGACAAGGAAGACAAGACGGAACACCCGCCGTTTTGGTTCAGCTTATCGGGTTTGCAGGCCGAGGCCGGCAAGCGGTTCGGTTTTGGGGCGAAGAAGACACTCGATATCGCCCAAAAGCTGTATACGAAAGGATGGATCAGTTATCCACGGACCGACTCAAGTTTCGTCACACCAGATGAGGCGACGCTGTTCCCGCAGACGAAAGCGCGCCTGTTAAAGTCCTCGGCCTACGCCGGACTGAAGGACGTATTGACCGAGAATCCGTCCCGCAACAGCCGTTACGTGAACGCGAAAAAGGTCAGTGACCACTATGCGATCATTCCGACCGAGGCGTGTGGCGATGTGGCTCGACTAAGCGGGGACGAGGCGAAGCTATACGATTTGATCAATCGGCGTTTCCTCGCGGCGTTTGCCCCGCCGGCCAAGCTCGAGAAAACGACGGTCGACCTTATGGACGGGGACGACTTGTACCGGGCAAAAGGGACGGTCGTCGTCAGTGCCGGCTATCGTCAAGTCGTCGAGATAAAGTCCAAAGACGTCGAGCTCCCGGCACTCACGGTCGGTGAACCGTTGACCGAAAAGAAAGTCGAAGTATTATCGAAACAGACGGAGCCGCCGAAACGGTATACGGAAGGCGCGCTCATCATGGCGATGAAGGTGGCCGGTAAGCAGCTCGATGATGAGGAACTGATTCACATCATGAAAGAAGTCGAAGGGCTCGGCACCGAGGCGACGCGGGCCAACATTATCGATGGATTGAAGAAGCGGGGTTATGTCGAACTCCAAAAGAAAGAGCTCGTCCCGACCGACAAAGGGCGCCTGTTGATTGACGTGCTCGGTGACAGTATCCTCGCCTCGCCGGCCATGACGGCGAAGTGGGAGAAGCGGCTCCACGAGATTGGGCAGGCGTCGGCGTCCGCCGCCGAGTTCATCGACCAGGCGAAGAAGATGTCGATCCATCTCGTCGAGGAGGCGAAGGCGCGAGTCGAATCGGCGAACCCGGAAGGCTATACGATTGAAGCACGACGTTTCGGGAAGAAGTCGGCGGCGCGGCCGAAAGCGTCGTTTGGCGTCTGTCCGAATTGTGGCAAGGGACTCGTCGAGCATCCGAAGTTCATCGGCTGCAGCGGCTACCGAGAAGGGTGCAAGTTCACGATGTCGAAACAAGTGCTCGGCGTCGGGATTGCCAAGGATGAGCTGAAACAGATGATCAATGGCGGTCAGTCGAACGTGCATACGTTCAAAAAAGGCGACAAGACGTTCGACGCCGCGCTTTACCTTGAAAAAGGAGCGCTTCGGTTCGAGTTCAAATAAAAAATAGAGCCATCCGCCGATGGCTCTATTTTTTCTGTTGTTCTTCTTCAGTGATGCGGCGATTGATCTCATCGTAATCGAGCATGATGTCGTCCTTGTTGTCCTTATAGGCGTAGCCTTTTTGAATGACGACGATTGAGGCGATCAAGACGAGCAAGATAATCAAACCGCTCACAGCGAATATCCATCCCATGCGGCATTCCTCGCTTTCGTACTTCTAGTATGCCAAAAATGAACGAGATTCTCCATCTTTCGGGTACTTCGAACTGTCACAGCATTGAAATACCTAATGGAGCGATTAGATATGATACAATAATATGCAGAAGAACACTGACAGAGAAAGTAGGGATGACTATGGCGATTTTGATTGTGGACGACGAACCGGTCAATACGATGGTTCTCGAACAATTATTGCATCAACATGATTATGAGACGATTTCGGTCTCAAGTGGTGAAGATGCGCTCGCGCTCCTGATGGATCCGCAAGCCCCGTCGCTATACGACCTTGTTCTGCTTGATGTTGAGATGCCAGGAATCTCTGGGATCGAGACGTGCAAACGGATTCGACAGATGGCCGGTTACGAGGAGTTGCCTGTGATCATGGTCTCGGGCCGCACCGAAGAAAAACAGATTGCGGAAGGACTCGACGCCGAGGCGTCCGACTATACGACGAAACCGATTAAAATCACGGAACTGCTCGCGCGGATTCGTTCGGCGCTCCGTTACAAAGCAGCCGTTGACGAACGGAAAAAATATGAGACGCGTCTCCAATACGACCTCGACCTCGCCCAAAAGATTCAACAGAGCGCATTGACCCCGCCGATCAGCAACGATGAGATCGACGTCCGGGCCTTATACTTGCCGTCTAAAAAACTGGCCGGTGACATGTACGCCTGGTTCCAGGTCGCGCCTGACCGCTACGGCGTCATCATTTTCGATGTGATGGGGCACGGCGTGTCGTCCGCGTTGATCACGATGGGGATTCGTTCGATTTTACCGGGCCTCGTCGGCAACGTGCAATATCCGGTCGATGTCATGACCGAGCTGAACCGCCAGATGACGTTCTTGTTCTCAGGTGACGACATGCAGAGCTACTTCACCGCGGTATATTGCTATATCGATACGACGAAGCGTCAAATCGAGTACGTCAACGCCGGACATCCTCCGGTCATCGTGACGTCTGATACAGGTGTAACTCGCCTCGAGACGACCGGAGTGCCGGTCGGTATGTTCGAAGAGCCGAACTATGAGTCGAACGTCGTCGGCATCGAGCCGGGCATGACGATGCATATGTATACGGATGGACTGATGGAATGTTACAGCAAAGATATCGATGACGGCATTCGCTGGCTCGAGAAGGACGTCGCTTCTTATGGGCTTGACTATGCACGTCATGTTGCCGAACAGCTCGTTCCTAAAATCGAGATTGACGACGACCTGTGTCTCGTCACAGTCAAATTGATGTAAAAAAGATGGTGTCGCCGCAACGGGCAACACCATCTTTTTTTAGAAATATCGTTTGCGCCACAAAATATAAAAGGCGAGGCTTGAGAACCCGATCATCATCGTAATGGCGAACACAAAGCCGATGGGTTGGCCTTCCCATGGCACTTGGACGTTCATCCCGAATATCCCGGAAATCATCGTCGGGATGCTGAGTACAATCGTAATCGAGGCCAAGAATTTCATGACGAAGTTGACGTTGTTCGAGATAATCGAACCGAAGGCGTCCATCTTGATGCTGATGATGTCGTTATAAATCGACGCCATCTCCATCGCCTGGCGGTGTTCGACGAACACGTCCTCGAGCAACTCCTCGTCTTCTTCATGCTTCTCGAGACTCGGTGTCTTGACGATGCGGTCGAGGACGCTGTCGTTCGCTTTGAGCGATGTCATGAAATAGACGAGCGACTTCTGTAAGTTCATCAATTGAAAGATTTCCTGATTTCGCATCGAACGTTGCAACTCTTGCTCGAGCTCGTCCATACGCCGATCGATTTGGCGAAGGAAGCGCAAGTACGTCATGCTGACTCGGTGCAAAATCTGAAAGACGAACCGACTCCGATAGTTCGTCCGGAACAATCGGGCTTTTCCGTTGGCGAACAAATTGAGCACGTCGAGGTCACGCGAACAGACGGTAATGAAATGTCGCCCGGTGACGATAATACCGAGTGGAATCGTATTGTAGGCGCGTCCCGTGTCGTCTTCTTCGACGTATGGGACGTCGATGATCATGAGGAGTCCCTCATCATCTTTTTCAAATCGTGGTTTTTCTTCAATATCAAGCGGGTCGTAGACGAAATCTTCAGGAATGCCGGAGGCGGCGATGACTTGATCAGCCTCATCTTTCGTCGGATTGACGAGTTGAATCCAGCTCCCTTTGTCAAAATCTTCGATTTCGTCGACACGCCCAGATGCATCGGTACGGTAAATCGTTAGCATAATGTTCCTCCTACCTTAGCTCAACCTAATTATAGGTAGGCGAATGGGAGAGTGCAATCGGAAAAGGAGGAGTTTTTTTGTTTTTTCTCGAAAACATGCTACAGTGGGAAAGAATGGTAGTAGGATTGAGTCAAAGGAGGGATGGAGTTGTCACAAACGCCCCAAAATGCTCTGTTTAACGAAGAAAAGTTGGCGGAGCTCCATCAAATCGCTAGCGGGAATAAAGATTTCCTGAAAAAGATTGCCGATACGTACGTGCGCCAATTCGAGGCGAAATTCCCTGAATTGAAGCAGATGGTGCGTGAACAAAACCACGAACAAATCGAACAACTTGCCCACTTGTTGAAAGGAGCTTCTTATTCTGTCGGGCTCGACGAGACAGCTGGCCGGTTCCATCGGCTCGAATTGGCTGGGGAGACAAATGAGACCTCGAACCTCGAACCGATTCTCGATGAAATCGAAGCCGACATGCGCCGCTTCGATTACGAATGGGACGCGCGGTTGAATGAATTAGCATAAATAAAACGGGATTTCGCCACGATGCGAAGTCCCGTTTTCAGTTCAAGCTAAAAATTCGTCGAGTGTGGCGATCAACATGCCAATCTCTGGCTTCGTGATTTGGGCGTTCGCCCCGACCGCGTCGCCTTTATGCTTCAAGTCATCCGAGATGAGCGAAGAGAAGATGATGATCGGCAACTCGGCGAACTGGTCCATCTCACGGAGTCGTTTCGTCAAATGCAAGCCGTCCATTTGCGGCATCTCGATATCGGTGATGAGCAGGTCACAATGGACGTCGCTCTGTTCGAACGCATCGAGCGCTTCCTTTCCGTTGTTGAAGATCGTCGTGTTGAAATAACCGGCATCATCGAGCGTGTCGATGATGAGCGTCCGCAACATCTCCGAGTCTTCGGCGATCCACACTTGTTTGTTCGACCGTTCCCGGGCACCGAGCCGTTTGACCGATTCGCGGGCCATGATGTCCTTGCGGGAAAGTTCGAGGGCGATGCGCTCGTAGTCGAGCAGGATAATCATCTGGTCTCCTGTTTTGACGACCCCATTCGTGATGCCTTGCATGCCGCGCGCGAGGTCGGACGGCGTGTCGATCTGTTCCCAAGAGATGCGTTTGATCTCCGTCACTTGGTCGACGCGGAGCACCGACTTCTCACCGTTGAACTCGCAGACAATCAAGCGGTCGTTGTCCCCGACGTCACGCGGATGACCGATGACCATCGGTAAATCGATGACCGTCATGACCTCTCCACGGAGCTCGATTAGCCCCATGATCGCTTCCGGGGTTCCCGGGAGCGGGGTGAGGGGAAGCATTGTGATAATCTCACGCACCTTCATGACGTTGATCCCGAAAATGAACGGGCCTGATTGGAAAATGACAATCTCTAATTCGTTCGTGCCTGCCTCAAGTAAAATATTATGATCCATGCTCACTGGTGGTCCCTCCTAGTTCACGTACTCTCATCTCTTCTATCGGTCGATTTAAAGAATATCTTCAGTTGAAAGTGGCAAAGTCGAGGCGAAATTGACAAAAAGTTGACGAGTAACCGTTTACATTACATAAACTGAATCTTTATAGTTGTTCTACCGATTTGATTTTGCATACAATGGGGGTGGCAACGAGATATCAAAGCTTACTCAGGAGGCAGATAGAGATTATGAGTATGAACACGTATCCATATTTAATTAATGGACAATGGCAGGAATCAACAACGAACGAAACAATCGAACTCGTTTCACCTTATACAGAAGAAGTCGTCGGGCACGTCCAGGCGATGTCTCGCGACGAAGTCGACGAGGCGATTCATGGCGCGAAAAGCGCACAACAGGAATGGGCGGCGCTTCCGGTCAACAAGCGTGCCGAACTGTTGTACGCTTGGGCGGACAAACTCGAAGAGCGTGTCGATGAGATCGGTCAAATCATCATGCGCGAAGTCGGGAAGAACTTGAGCGACGCGAAGAAAGAAGTCATCCGGACGGCGGAAATCATCCGCTATACGGCCGAAGAAGGACTTCGCTTCACGGGCGGATTCATGCAAGGGGACTCATTCCCTGGCGGTTCGAAGAACAAGATGGCGATCATCAAGAAAGAGGCACTCGGTGTCGTCCTCGCGATCTCGCCGTTCAACTATCCGGTCAACTTGGCAGCAGCCAAGATCGCACCGGCGCTCATCACAGGCAACGCGGTCGTCTTTAAACCGGCGACACAAGGCGCCATCAGTGGTGTGAAGATGGTCGAGGCACTCCAAGACGCAGGTCTTCCGAGCGGTCTATTGAACCTCGTCACAGGACGCGGGTCGGTCATCGGTGACTATTTGACGTCTCACCCTGGCATCGACATGATCACATTCACAGGTGGTACGGGTACCGGGCAACACTTGTCACAACAGGCATCGATGGTACCTGTCGTGCTCGAACTTGGCGGCAAGGACCCGGCGCTCGTCCTCGAAGACGCAGACCTCACGCTCGCGGCCGATCAAATCGTCAGCGGGGCGTTCTCGTATTCAGGACAGCGCTGTACGGCCATCAAGCGCGTATTCGTGCTCGAGCACCAAGCGGACGAACTCGTCGGCATGTTGAAAGAGCGCGTCGAGAAGCTCACGGTCGGTTCACCGGTCGACAACAGCTTCATCGTTCCACTCATCGACAAGAAGTCGGCAGATTACGTCCAAGGTTTGATTGACGACGCCGTCAACAAACAAGCGACGGTCGTCCATGGAAACGAACGCGACGGCAACCTCCTTCATCCGACGCTCCTCGACCGCGTCACGCGTGAGATGCGCGTCGCTTGGGAAGAGCCGTTCGGACCGGTCTTGCCGGTCATTCGCGTCAAGTCGCTCGACGAGATGATTGAACTGACGAACGAATCGGAGTTCGGTCTTCAAGCGAGTGTGTTCACACAAAACGTGAACAGCGCCTTCACGGTCGCCGACAAGCTCGAAGTCGGTACGGTCCAAGTGAATGGCCGCACGGAACGCGGCCCTGACCACTTCCCGTTCATCGGCGTGAAGCAGTCAGGCCTCGGTGTTCAAGGAATTGGACGCAGCCTCGAAACGATGACACGCGACAAAGTCACCGTCATCAACTTATAAGTGATTGGAGAGGAGAAATCCTCTCCTTTTTTTGTGTGATTGAAATCCGTTCTTATCGACAGGTATAATGAGTGAAGATAGGTGGAAGGGGTTGTGGGGACGTGGCGAACTGGATTTCAAGCCAACTGGCAAGACTCGATATACCGACGCCGTTCGAGGTCGGCAACGTGAACGTCTATGTCGTCGAACATATGAACCGTTTCTTTATGGTCGATTGCGGTCCGGATACGGAAGAAGCGTGGGCCTCGTTGACGACGCAATTGGCCGAGCTCGAACTGACGCTCGCGGACATTGACTTTTTATTTTTGACGCATCATCATGCCGACCATGCGGGGCAGGCGTGGCGCTTGCGTGACGCCTCGATACCCGTGTACGGGCATGAGAAGCTCGTTCGGTACTTGGAACAGACGCCGAATTTCATCAAACGGGGCAATCAGTTTTTACATGACTTGGCGCACTGGTTCGGCACGCCAGAGACGATTGTGAACAAATTGCCCGACTACCGGGAGGCGCTGCGTTGGATCGGCCCGACGACCGTCACAATGACGTTCACGGACGGGCAGGACGTGACGAGTGACGGGGCATGGAAGACGATTCATCTGCCTGGCCATGCGAGCGATCAGCTCGGTCTGCTCGGCCCGGGCGGCGTGTTGATTGCGGGCGACCATTTGATTGATACGGTCGAACCGAACCCACTCATTGAACAACCATACGAGGAGGAAGGGTTCGCCTCACCGGTCGTGTTGTATCTCGATTCGCTTCGAAA
This genomic interval carries:
- a CDS encoding chemotaxis protein CheV, which codes for MDHNILLEAGTNELEIVIFQSGPFIFGINVMKVREIITMLPLTPLPGTPEAIMGLIELRGEVMTVIDLPMVIGHPRDVGDNDRLIVCEFNGEKSVLRVDQVTEIKRISWEQIDTPSDLARGMQGITNGVVKTGDQMIILLDYERIALELSRKDIMARESVKRLGARERSNKQVWIAEDSEMLRTLIIDTLDDAGYFNTTIFNNGKEALDAFEQSDVHCDLLITDIEMPQMDGLHLTKRLREMDQFAELPIIIFSSLISDDLKHKGDAVGANAQITKPEIGMLIATLDEFLA
- a CDS encoding PP2C family protein-serine/threonine phosphatase, with product MAILIVDDEPVNTMVLEQLLHQHDYETISVSSGEDALALLMDPQAPSLYDLVLLDVEMPGISGIETCKRIRQMAGYEELPVIMVSGRTEEKQIAEGLDAEASDYTTKPIKITELLARIRSALRYKAAVDERKKYETRLQYDLDLAQKIQQSALTPPISNDEIDVRALYLPSKKLAGDMYAWFQVAPDRYGVIIFDVMGHGVSSALITMGIRSILPGLVGNVQYPVDVMTELNRQMTFLFSGDDMQSYFTAVYCYIDTTKRQIEYVNAGHPPVIVTSDTGVTRLETTGVPVGMFEEPNYESNVVGIEPGMTMHMYTDGLMECYSKDIDDGIRWLEKDVASYGLDYARHVAEQLVPKIEIDDDLCLVTVKLM
- a CDS encoding NADP-dependent glyceraldehyde-3-phosphate dehydrogenase, with translation MMSMNTYPYLINGQWQESTTNETIELVSPYTEEVVGHVQAMSRDEVDEAIHGAKSAQQEWAALPVNKRAELLYAWADKLEERVDEIGQIIMREVGKNLSDAKKEVIRTAEIIRYTAEEGLRFTGGFMQGDSFPGGSKNKMAIIKKEALGVVLAISPFNYPVNLAAAKIAPALITGNAVVFKPATQGAISGVKMVEALQDAGLPSGLLNLVTGRGSVIGDYLTSHPGIDMITFTGGTGTGQHLSQQASMVPVVLELGGKDPALVLEDADLTLAADQIVSGAFSYSGQRCTAIKRVFVLEHQADELVGMLKERVEKLTVGSPVDNSFIVPLIDKKSADYVQGLIDDAVNKQATVVHGNERDGNLLHPTLLDRVTREMRVAWEEPFGPVLPVIRVKSLDEMIELTNESEFGLQASVFTQNVNSAFTVADKLEVGTVQVNGRTERGPDHFPFIGVKQSGLGVQGIGRSLETMTRDKVTVINL
- a CDS encoding Hpt domain-containing protein, which encodes MELSQTPQNALFNEEKLAELHQIASGNKDFLKKIADTYVRQFEAKFPELKQMVREQNHEQIEQLAHLLKGASYSVGLDETAGRFHRLELAGETNETSNLEPILDEIEADMRRFDYEWDARLNELA
- a CDS encoding MBL fold metallo-hydrolase codes for the protein MANWISSQLARLDIPTPFEVGNVNVYVVEHMNRFFMVDCGPDTEEAWASLTTQLAELELTLADIDFLFLTHHHADHAGQAWRLRDASIPVYGHEKLVRYLEQTPNFIKRGNQFLHDLAHWFGTPETIVNKLPDYREALRWIGPTTVTMTFTDGQDVTSDGAWKTIHLPGHASDQLGLLGPGGVLIAGDHLIDTVEPNPLIEQPYEEEGFASPVVLYLDSLRKLQEVDLKLVVSGHGEPIQKPRPLIEARISQRYERSELLLNDWIDGLSVFDWSMRLYGRKMRRAMPLVFSEVFARLTLLEERGRVVKQLTDGKWIYIRAEEIVE
- the ytzI gene encoding YtzI protein: MGWIFAVSGLIILLVLIASIVVIQKGYAYKDNKDDIMLDYDEINRRITEEEQQKK
- a CDS encoding DNA topoisomerase III, whose protein sequence is MRLIIAEKPSQAQKLAAPYPSKKKKDEIEISSCARFPEGAIVVWAVGHLCELQEPSHYKPEWKSWKYESLPIVPDRFDYRISKGKSKPFQTIKKWLHDRSITDIIIASDAEREGEAIVRLILRLAGNKKPLSRLWISSLTEQAVDRGFADLLPGDQTVPYYHEAMSRACADWLVGMNASRAYTTLLKTIGIEDVFSLGRVQTPTLALIVNREREIKQFVPEPYFEVEATLQKGRGTFKAKYTLGKTTKLKTREQADAVVNRATGTAIVRSIDKEDKTEHPPFWFSLSGLQAEAGKRFGFGAKKTLDIAQKLYTKGWISYPRTDSSFVTPDEATLFPQTKARLLKSSAYAGLKDVLTENPSRNSRYVNAKKVSDHYAIIPTEACGDVARLSGDEAKLYDLINRRFLAAFAPPAKLEKTTVDLMDGDDLYRAKGTVVVSAGYRQVVEIKSKDVELPALTVGEPLTEKKVEVLSKQTEPPKRYTEGALIMAMKVAGKQLDDEELIHIMKEVEGLGTEATRANIIDGLKKRGYVELQKKELVPTDKGRLLIDVLGDSILASPAMTAKWEKRLHEIGQASASAAEFIDQAKKMSIHLVEEAKARVESANPEGYTIEARRFGKKSAARPKASFGVCPNCGKGLVEHPKFIGCSGYREGCKFTMSKQVLGVGIAKDELKQMINGGQSNVHTFKKGDKTFDAALYLEKGALRFEFK
- a CDS encoding magnesium transporter CorA family protein, with the protein product MLTIYRTDASGRVDEIEDFDKGSWIQLVNPTKDEADQVIAASGIPEDFVYDPLDIEEKPRFEKDDEGLLMIIDVPYVEEDDTGRAYNTIPLGIIVTGRHFITVCSRDLDVLNLFANGKARLFRTNYRSRFVFQILHRVSMTYLRFLRQIDRRMDELEQELQRSMRNQEIFQLMNLQKSLVYFMTSLKANDSVLDRIVKTPSLEKHEEDEELLEDVFVEHRQAMEMASIYNDIISIKMDAFGSIISNNVNFVMKFLASITIVLSIPTMISGIFGMNVQVPWEGQPIGFVFAITMMIGFSSLAFYILWRKRYF